From the genome of Gymnogyps californianus isolate 813 chromosome 17, ASM1813914v2, whole genome shotgun sequence, one region includes:
- the NPBWR2 gene encoding neuropeptides B/W receptor type 2: MGNSSFWDDQNSTCSNAGNSCYLDNSMRFNLTFQEQAADFYIVLPVIYSVICAVGLTGNTAVIYVILKAPKMKTVTNMFILNLAIADDLFTLVLPINIAEHLLHYWPFGEVLCKVILSIDHYNIFSSIYFLTVMSIDRYLVVLATVRSKRTPHRTYRAARIVSLCIWILVTIIVLPFIIFANVYIDDLEIKSCGLNFPKPERFWFKASRIYTLLLGFAIPVSTICILYTMMLYKLRNMHLNSNAKALDKAKKKVTIMVFIVLAVCLFCWTPFHLATIVALTTDLPQTSTVIGISYFITSLSYANSCLNPFLYAFLDDSFRKSFRKMLECRTS, from the coding sequence ATGGGAAACAGCTCTTTTTGGGATGATCAGAACAGCACCTGCAGCAACGCAGGCAACAGCTGCTACCTGGACAACAGCATGAGGTTCAATTTGACATTCCAAGAGCAGGCAGCAGATTTCTACATTGTTCTCCCCGTGATTTACTCTGTGATCTGTGCTGTTGGGCTCACAGGCAACACTGCTGTCATCTATGTGATCCTCAAGGCCCCCAAGATGAAGACTGTGACAAACATGTTCATCCTGAACCTTGCTATAGCTGATGACTTGTTCACACTTGTCTTGCCCATTAATATTGCTGAACACCTCCTCCACTACTGGCCCTTTGGAGAAGTCCTCTGCAAGGTCATCTTGTCCATAGACCACTACAATATATTCTCCAGCATTTATTTCCTAACAGTGATGAGCATAGACAGGTATCTGGTAGTACTGGCTACAGTCAGGTCCAAGAGGACGCCGCATCGTACGTACCGAGCAGCCAGGATTGTCAGTTTGTGCATCTGGATCCTAGTCACCATCATAGTTCTCCCTTTCATCATCTTTGCCAATGTCTACATAGATGACCTGGAGATCAAGAGTTGTGGTCTCAATTTCCCCAAGCCTGAGAGGTTTTGGTTCAAAGCCAGCAGGATCTATACCCTCCTCCTTGGCTTTGCCATTCCAGTATCCACCATCTGCATCCTCTACACCATGATGCTCTACAAGCTAAGGAACATGCACTTGAACTCTAATGCTAAAGCCCTGGACAAAGCCAAGAAGAAAGTCACTATCATGGTCTTCATAGTTCTGGCTGTGTGTCTCTTCTGTTGGACCCCCTTCCACTTGGCCACCATTGTGGCTTTGACCACTGACTTGCCCCAGACCTCCACAGTCATTGGTATATCCTACTTCATCACCAGCCTGAGCTATGCCAATTCATGCTTGAATCCTTTCTTGTATGCTTTCCTGGATGACAGTTTTCGGAAAAGTTTCCGGAAGATGCTGGAATGCAGAACTTCTTGA
- the OPRL1 gene encoding nociceptin receptor isoform X2 has translation MKTATNIYIFNLALADTLCLMTLPFQGTDTFLGFWPFGNVLCKIAISIDYYNMFTSTFTLTMMSVDRYIAICHPIKALDIRTPHKAKVVNVCIWALASVFGIPAMVMGSAENENNEIDCLIKLPSPVDYWDPVFGICVFLFSFMIPVLIITICYSLMIRRLKNVRVLSGSKEKDRNLRRITRMVLVVVAVFIICWTPIQIFVLVQCLGAKAESELELAISCFCTALGYANSSLNPVLYAFLDENFKACFKKFCFPTAFRTELQMSNRMCSIAKDVAYACKNSEGTNNPA, from the exons ATGAAGACAGCAACCAACATTTACATCTTTAACCTCGCTCTGGCTGATACCTTGTGTCTGATGACCTTACCCTTCCAGGGTACAGACACGTTCCTGGGCTTCTGGCCCTTTGGCAATGTCCTTTGCAAGATTGCCATCTCTATAGACTACTACAACATGTTCACAAGCACCTTCACCCTGACGATGATGAGCGTGGACCGCTACATTGCTATCTGCCACCCTATCAAAGCACTAGACATCCGCACTCCCCACAAGGCCAAAGTGGTGAACGTCTGCATCTGGGCGCTGGCTTCTGTCTTTGGCATCCCAGCAATGGTGATGGGATCtgcagagaatgaaaacaacG AAATTGATTGTCTAATTAAACTCCCTTCACCCGTGGATTACTGGGATCCAGTGTTTGGCATCTgtgtctttctcttctcctttatGATCCCCGTGTTGATCATCACCATTTGCTACAGTCTCATGATCAGACGACTCAAGAACGTCCGTGTCCTCTCAGGCTCCAAGGAGAAGGACCGAAACCTGAGGCGCATCACCCGAATGGTCCTGGTGGTGGTGGCAGTCTTCATCATTTGCTGGACTCCCATCCAGATTTTCGTGCTTGTCCAGTGCTTGGGTGCCAAGGCAGAAAGCGAGCTCGAGCTGGCCATCTCCTGCTTCTGCACCGCGCTGGGGTACGCCAACAGCAGCCTGAACCCCGTGCTCTACGCCTTCTTAGATGAGAACTTCAAGGCGTGCTTCAAGAAGTTCTGCTTCCCCACCGCCTTCAGGACCGAGCTCCAGATGTCCAACAGGATGTGCAGCATCGCCAAGGATGTGGCCTATGCCTGCAAGAACTCAGAGGGGACTAACAATCCGGCCTGA